A window of Acidobacteriota bacterium contains these coding sequences:
- a CDS encoding CocE/NonD family hydrolase, protein MPNKSRLPTLPFPLIIHLLVGAVLPASAAPQGAEEPRSQPEYRIRTQINLKVPMRDGVNLAADVFRPDAPGKFPTLLLRSYHGTQGYMTMALYFARRGYAVVMVDVRGRYDSDGEFEFYVYEPEDGYDTQQWVAKQTWCNGKIGLFGHSYNGFTQLMPAPLQSPHVLCMIPSSCQQTNFGHIYNDGVLQLNVVITAGLFGSGRVLQPTIAGVYSGDPFIDYDEIYRRLPLITALDDIVELPNVKKWIEHSTYDDYWKAHGIRDKYHLIQAPAFFINGWYGNLLLEGWKNLNGFRLQGGSAAAREGTKIIVGPWTHAVNRVDPDWPVDFGDTATYDGLDFHVRWYDHWLKGMDNGIGEEPPIKIFVMGANQWRFENEWPLERTRFTPFYLHSGGRANSLRGDGSLTADEPLPNAPTDGFVYDPENPVPTVGGRISTNPELQGPRDRQALQERQDILVYTSEPLQKDLEVTGPVELKLYAASSAVDTDFTAALSDVYPDGRAILICEGIRRASFRESLEHPTPIEPGKIYEYSISLWETSNVFKAGHRMRLEISSSDFPRYARNLNTGNRSGMSAEMLKARQTIHHSARYPSRLVLPVIP, encoded by the coding sequence ATGCCGAACAAGTCTCGATTGCCAACCCTTCCCTTCCCGCTGATCATCCATTTGCTCGTCGGCGCCGTCCTGCCGGCAAGCGCTGCACCCCAGGGCGCGGAGGAACCCAGGTCCCAACCCGAGTATCGCATCAGGACCCAAATCAACCTGAAGGTTCCCATGCGCGACGGGGTGAATCTGGCGGCCGATGTCTTTCGCCCGGACGCACCCGGAAAATTTCCCACCTTGCTCTTGCGCAGCTACCACGGAACGCAGGGGTACATGACGATGGCCCTCTACTTCGCCCGCAGGGGCTATGCGGTGGTCATGGTGGATGTTCGAGGCCGATACGATTCGGACGGGGAGTTCGAATTCTACGTGTACGAACCGGAGGACGGCTACGACACCCAGCAATGGGTGGCGAAACAGACCTGGTGCAATGGAAAGATCGGCCTCTTCGGCCATTCCTACAACGGCTTCACCCAGTTGATGCCGGCGCCGTTGCAGAGTCCCCATGTCCTGTGCATGATCCCCAGCTCCTGCCAGCAGACCAATTTCGGCCATATCTACAACGATGGCGTGCTCCAGCTCAACGTCGTGATCACGGCCGGCCTGTTCGGTTCCGGACGTGTGCTGCAGCCCACCATCGCCGGTGTCTACTCGGGTGATCCCTTCATCGACTACGACGAGATCTATCGGCGCCTGCCGTTGATCACCGCCCTCGACGACATCGTGGAATTGCCCAACGTCAAGAAATGGATCGAGCATTCCACCTATGACGACTACTGGAAGGCGCACGGAATACGGGACAAGTACCATCTCATCCAAGCCCCCGCCTTTTTCATCAACGGCTGGTACGGCAATCTCCTCCTCGAAGGTTGGAAGAATCTGAACGGGTTTCGTCTCCAGGGAGGATCTGCCGCCGCCCGCGAGGGCACCAAGATCATCGTCGGGCCCTGGACCCACGCGGTGAATCGGGTGGACCCGGACTGGCCCGTCGACTTCGGCGACACGGCAACCTACGACGGTCTCGATTTCCACGTGCGCTGGTACGACCACTGGCTCAAGGGGATGGACAACGGCATCGGCGAGGAGCCGCCCATCAAGATCTTCGTGATGGGAGCCAACCAGTGGCGCTTCGAGAACGAGTGGCCCCTGGAGCGAACCCGATTCACGCCGTTCTATCTGCACAGTGGAGGAAGGGCCAATTCGCTCCGCGGCGACGGATCTCTGACGGCTGATGAACCCCTTCCGAATGCTCCGACGGACGGCTTCGTCTACGATCCGGAGAACCCCGTCCCCACCGTGGGTGGGCGGATTTCCACGAATCCCGAACTCCAGGGACCTCGGGACCGGCAGGCGTTGCAGGAGCGTCAGGATATTCTCGTCTACACCTCGGAGCCCCTGCAGAAGGACCTGGAAGTCACCGGACCCGTGGAACTCAAGTTGTATGCCGCATCGAGTGCCGTGGACACCGATTTCACAGCGGCCCTGAGCGACGTCTACCCGGACGGCCGGGCGATTCTCATCTGTGAGGGAATCCGGAGGGCCAGCTTTCGGGAGTCACTGGAGCACCCGACTCCCATCGAACCGGGGAAGATCTATGAATACTCGATCAGCCTTTGGGAGACGAGCAACGTCTTCAAGGCGGGTCACCGGATGCGGCTCGAGATCTCGAGCAGTGACTTTCCCCGCTACGCCCGGAACCTGAACACGGGGAACCGGTCGGGGATGAGCGCCGAGATGTTGAAGGCCCGCCAGACCATCCATCACAGCGCGCGGTACCCGTCCCGCCTGGTGCTGCCGGTCATTCCGTAG